A region from the Linepithema humile isolate Giens D197 chromosome 1, Lhum_UNIL_v1.0, whole genome shotgun sequence genome encodes:
- the LOC105674403 gene encoding uncharacterized protein isoform X1 encodes MYVTFIPYLLGTILSVDNVEKWILGSEYMLQLTKVTVIHTETLTAEDLTAMVKCQPKISDGLICCIQNVTFLTTLKHENNTQSASLEKINTEQIFEINFNKYGVQSLAMELNSDIGFNIIKWVVEQFNVGINLKIKSEQNMTSDENVKAGLHINNSFTEIENVWKNTKCNTSYLITYKSYTEIDFNTSELALNEIPYSKVQENDFQFIVLPISYIGLNLTNPINQIFSIVRHRETCINQPRYLKLRKEVWGIREVTTYFNKIEVKDKAFKFLSYTHLEGRLLKGHLKESPMFEERVYLKLIEIKPASNRLYMTNDTFVFQFIDVYRNDSQK; translated from the exons ATGTACGTCACTTTCATTCCATATTTGCTAG GGACTATTTTGTCCGTCGATAATGTGGAAAAATGGATCCTGGGTTCAGAATATATGTTGCAATTGACCAAAGTCACCGTAATACACACAGAAACTCTTACAGCTGAGGATTTAACAGCTATGGTAAAGTGTCAACCAAAAATATCGGACGGCCTGATCTGTTGCATACAGAACGTCACATTCCTGACAACCTTGAAGCACGAAAATAATACGCAAAGCGCATCGTTAGAAAAGATCAATACGGAACAGATATTCGagataaactttaataaatacgGTGTGCAGAGTCTAGCAATGGAGCTAAATTCTGATATCGgctttaatattatcaaatggGTCGTTGAGCAATTCAATGTCGGCATCAATCTGAAAATTAAGTCCGAACAAAATATGACAAGTGATGAAAACGTGAAAGCTGGATTACATATAAACAACTCATTCACAGAGATCGAAAACGTATGGAAAAATACTAAATGTAATACGTCAtacttaataacatataaatcaTATACTGAAATTGACTTTAATACGAGCGAGTTGGCTCTCAACGAGATTCCATACTCAAAAGTTCAAGAAAATGATTTTCAATTCATAGTGCTGCCGATATCTTATATCGGACTCAATCTTACGAATCCCATTAATCAGATTTTTTCGATTGTCAGACATAGAGAGACATGCATTAATCAACCGCGATACCTCAAGTTGCGAAAAGAGGTGTGGGGCATACGTGAAGTG AcaacatattttaacaaaattgagGTCAAAGACAAAGCATTCAAGTTCTTAAGTTATACTCATTTAGAGGGGAGATTATTAAAGGGACATTTGAAAGAAAGCCCCATGTTTGAGGAAAGAGTGTATCTGAAGCTAATTGAAATCAAACCTGCATCAAATAGGTTATATATGACTAACGATACATTCGTCTTTCAGTTCATTGATGTGTATAGAAATGATAGTCagaaatga
- the LOC105674397 gene encoding uncharacterized protein isoform X6: protein MLSSMNLTVIPFLLEALMSVEDVTKWNFGPVYVFQLNRLTKVHIEPKLGIYLAENVTATVWCRPKLSPQNIQDVLFCHAKTIIGRPILSRQKYTFEDLKNLMSETSIDINGKKFINFDEESTKIPDHIFQIEFGRQAGNSTKTHKTTSTVFNFFVLYDEDTMRASNCNTTALIVYHTNTLSHYNKYERFMYEEYITKFRFRLRLLPISYTNPTGETLWIERDRKACTEQPDYILLDFEEWEIDNITKYTNLINIRDDNPKFTSYTQLEGYVYFEMLTTLVQFEEDVYLHLLRIEAAREELNTTEYD, encoded by the exons ATGTTATCGTCAATGAATCTTACCGTCATCCCGTTTCTGCTAG AGGCTCTAATGTCCGTCGAAGACGTGACAAAATGGAATTTCGGTCCAGTATACGTATTCCAATTGAACAGACTCACTAAAGTACATATAGAACCAAAGCTAGGAATTTATTTAGCCGAAAATGTAACTGCTACGGTGTGGTGTCGTCCAAAATTATCGCCCCAAAATATCCAAGATGTTCTATTCTGTCATGCAAAAACGATCATCGGCCGTCCAATTCTCTCGCGGCAAAAATATACTTTCGAAGATCTTAAGAATCTCATGTCGGAAACATCTATTGATATAAATGGCAAAAAGTTCATCAATTTTGATGAAGAATCAACAAAAATACCGGaccatatatttcaaatagagTTTGGCAGGCAAG CAGGAAACAGTACGAAAACTCATAAAACCACATCAACTGTATTCAACTTTTTCGTGCTATATGATGAAGACACGATGAGAGCGTCTAATTGCAACACGACAGCATTAATCGTGTATCATACCAATACATTAAGTCACTATAATAAATACGAAAGATTTATGTACGAAGagtatataacaaaatttaggTTTCGACTTAGACTGCTACCGATATCTTACACGAATCCCACCGGTGAGACTTTATGGatagagagagatagaaaagCATGCACTGAGCAACCGGATTACATCTTGCTTGACTTCGAAGAATGGGAGATTgacaatatt accAAGTATACTAACTTAATAAATATCCGCGACGACAACCCGAAGTTCACAAGTTATACTCAGTTAGAGggttatgtttattttgaaatgttaaCAACCTTAGTACAGTTTGAGGAAGATGTGTACCTCCATCTACTCCGTATCGAAGCTGCACGGGAAGAGCTTAATACAACTGAATATGATTGA
- the LOC105674397 gene encoding uncharacterized protein isoform X3 gives MLSLMNVTVIPFLLGALMSVEDVKEWNFGPVYVFKLKKLTRVYMDLELGIYVNEEITAMLRCRPKLSLQSIQDVLFCHTKNIIGRTNITRQIYDNWKDISNFIFERSIGINDGKSINFHEESIRIPDRKFKIKFDRQGVLNFKVKGRKKKIHHYDIMTDIIDQFNIGTDLSIVAVDSMRTYTFKRPYVISTFTLNEENTTRASKCNTSGSIMSPLNILNQYNKYANNLVKKNKTKFGFQLKLLPISYTNPTGKLFLIERNRMACTHQPQYLMLSNEKWKIHNMKRYSNIMNIRNKNRRFTSYTRLEGDVYFPTTTRTIYNFRGDVYLHLVRIKPARKELNPAKYK, from the exons GGGCTCTAATGTCCGTCGAAGACGTGAAAGAATGGAATTTCGGTCCAGTATACGTATTCAAACTGAAAAAACTCACTAGGGTGTACATGGACCTGGAGCTAGGAATTTACGTAAACGAAGAGATAACTGCTATGTTGCGGTGTCGTCCAAAATTATCGCTCCAAAGTATCCAAGATGTTCTGTTCTGTCATACGAAGAACATCATCGGCCGTACAAATATCACGCGGCAGATATATGATAATTGGAAAGATATTTCCAATTTCATATTCGAAAGATCTATTGGTATAAATGACGGAAAGTCAATCAATTTTCATGAAGAATCAATAAGAATACCGGAccgtaaatttaaaataaaatttgacagACAAGGTGTGCTGAATTTTAAAGtgaaaggaaggaaaaaaaaaatacatcattatgACATCATGACAGATATCATCGATCAATTCAACATTGGCACTGATTTGAGTATCGTAGCAGTAGACAGCATGAGAACTTATACATTCAAGAGACCATATGTAATCAGCACTTTTACGCTAAATGAGGAAAACACGACGAGAGCTTCTAAATGCAACACGTCAGGATCAATTATGTCTCCactcaatatattaaatcaatataataaatacgcaAATAATTTGgtcaaaaagaataaaacaaaatttgggTTTCAACTCAAACTGCTACCGATATCTTACACGAATCCCACCGGTAAGCTTTTTTTGATAGAGAGAAATAGAATGGCATGCACTCATCAACCGCAATACCTCATGCTTTCTAACGAGAAATGGAAGATTCACAATATg aaacgGTATTCTAACATAATGAATATCCGCAATAAAAACCGGAGGTTCACAAGTTATACTCGTTTAGAGGGGGATGTTTATTTCCCAACAACCACAAggacaatatataattttcggGGAGATGTGTACCTCCATCTAGTCCGTATCAAACCTGCCCGAAAAGAACTCAATCCagctaaatataaataa
- the LOC105674397 gene encoding uncharacterized protein isoform X5, whose translation MLSLINITVIPFLLGALMSVEDVEEWNFGPVYAFQLNKLTKIYVDPKLGIYLTENVTAMVWCRPKLSLQSIQDILFCHAKTITGRPILSRQIHNWKNNVNLLLETSIDINGSKSINFHEGSTNIPDHIFKIEFGRQGVQNFKVKEIKKELHYYDIITNIIDQFNIGSDWSIVERDSMPTHKIESYVISTFMPYEEDTVRASKCSTSGVIMYPIDTSYQYNKSEKFFQLRLLPISYIEPTSKNLWMERNRMACTQQPQYIMLSNEEWQIDNMFQYSNILNIHDKNRKFTSHTHLEGNVYFPISTNSVHKFEEDVYFHLLRIEAAREELNTVEYD comes from the exons ATGTTATCGTTGATAAATATTACCGTCATCCCGTTCCTGCTAG GGGCTTTAATGTCCGTCGAAGACGTGGAAGAATGGAATTTCGGTCCAGTATACGCATTCCAATTGAACAAACTCACTAAGATATACGTGGATCCAAAGCTAGGAATTTATTTAACCGAAAATGTAACTGCTATGGTGTGGTGTCGTCCAAAATTATCGCTCCAAAGTATCCAAGATATTCTGTTCTGTCATGCGAAGACGATCACCGGCCGTCCAATTCTCTCGCGGCAGATacataattggaaaaataatgtCAATCTCTTGTTGGAAACATCTATTGATATAAATGGCAGTAAGTCCATCAATTTTCATGAAGGATCAACAAATATACCAGaccatatatttaaaatagagtTTGGCAGGCAAGGTGTGCAGAATTTTaaagtgaaagaaataaaaaaggaacTACATTATTATGACATCATCACAAATATCATCGATCAATTCAATATTGGCAGTGATTGGAGTATCGTAGAAAGAGACAGCATGCCAACTCATAAAATTGAATCATATGTAATCAGCACTTTCATGCCATATGAGGAAGACACGGTGAGAGCTTCTAAATGCAGCACGTCAGGAGTGATTATGTATCCAATCGATACAtcatatcaatataataaaagcgaaaaattttttcaacttaGACTGTTACCAATATCTTACATAGAACCCACCAGTAAAAATTTGTGGATGGAGAGAAATAGAATGGCATGCACTCAGCAACCGCAATATATCATGCTTTCTAACGAGGAATGGCAGATTGACAATATG ttcCAGTATTCTAACATACTAAATATCCATGACAAAAACCGAAAGTTCACAAGTCATACTCATTTAGAGGGGAATGTTTATTTTCCAATAAGCACAAACTCAGTACATAAATTTGAGGAAGATGTGTACTTCCATCTACTCCGTATCGAAGCTGCACGAGAAGAGCTTAATACAGTTGAATATGATTAA
- the TBPH gene encoding TAR DNA-binding protein 43 isoform X3, with the protein MSSYIQVAEDEGEEPIELPTEDDTTLLLTTLSAQFPGTCGLKYRNPESRTMRGVRLVDGRLHPPENGWGKAIYFCVFPKENKRKSDDNLENSTAKTKRMETKLRCTDLIVLGLPWKTTEQNLREYFETFGEVLMAQVKKDAKSGQSKGFGFIRFGSYESQLRCLAQRHMIDGRWCDVKVPNSKNIDGLMMARQYDTGKHGNECYRPIPVHTPNSRRVPASKPYVANVNSSSSEATAPPPSAPPPRYDSEYDYKTTHYPSYPPNYPYDDKYKYEGGGGGGGGGGGGGGGGGGGGGGGQQQQYNAYNEKPSYAAYEESAAYDSRGYMAPPHATAAATPANPAYPPADAEYGPRYYGEGRAAAYPVADNCPEQYADKGRYGNYVYEQRCYYDQADGRYAATDCRYMEVRYPDARHPDNRHHLPADPGREADCRYVDSREMDRRYAVDGREPVDGRYAMDNREVDSRYAAAPDGRDPVDGRYADPARYPSKENYYDRYYKHRPSRDHHVADTSRY; encoded by the exons ATGTCGTCCTACATTCAGGTCGCCGAGGACGAGGGTGAGGAGCCCATTGAGCTGCCCACCGAAGACGATACCACGCTCTTGCTCACCACCTTGTCCGCCCAATTTCCCGGCACTTGTGGCCTCAAGTACCGCAATCCAGAGTCTCGTACGATGCGCGGCGTACGACTGGTCGACGGTCGTCTTCACCCACCCGAGAACGGTTGGGGCAAGGCGATCTACTTCTGCGTGTTCCCCAAag AGAACAAACGTAAATCTGATGACAATTTGGAAAATTCCACAGCTAAGACTAAAAGAATGGAAACGAAGTTGCGTTGCACTGACTTGATTGTGCTTGGTTTACCATGGAAAACTACCGAACAGAATTTACGCGagtattttgaaacatttggTGAAGTTCTAATGGCTCAG gTAAAGAAAGATGCGAAATCTGGACAGAGCAAAGGATTTGGCTTTATTAGATTTGGAAGTTATGAATCGCAGTTGAGATGCCTTGCTCAACGTCATATGATAGACGGCAGATGGTGTGACGTCAAGGTTCCTAACAGTAAG AATATTGATGGCTTAATGATGGCGCGTCAGTATGATACGGGTAAGCACGGTAACGAGTGTTACCGACCTATACCGGTGCATACGCCGAATAGTCGCCGAGTGCCGGCGTCGAAGCCGTACGTAGCCAACGTAAACTCGTCGTCGTCCGAGGCCACTGCTCCGCCGCCGAGCGCGCCTCCTCCTCGTTACGACTCGGAGTACGATTACAAAACCACCCACTACCCGTCGTATCCCCCGAACTATCCGTACGACGATAAGTACAAGTATGAaggtggtggtggcggcggcggcggcggtggcggcggcggcggcggcggcggcggcggcggtggcggtggtcAACAGCAGCAGTACAACGCTTACAACGAAAAGCCGAGCTACGCCGCCTACGAGGAGTCCGCAGCCTACGATTCGCGTGGCTACATGGCGCCACCTCACGCGACCGCTGCCGCGACGCCTGCCAATCCCGCGTATCCGCCAGCCGACGCCGAATACGGACCGAGGTACTACGGCGAGGGACGCGCGGCCGCTTATCCAGTCGCCGACAATTGTCCGGAACAGTACGCCGACAAGGGAAGGTACGGCAATTACGTGTACGAGCAACGTTGCTATTACGACCAGGCCGACGGCCGTTACGCGGCGACGGACTGCAGATACATGGAAGTGCGTTACCCGGACGCGAGGCATCCCGACAATCGTCATCACTTGCCGGCCGATCCTGGCCGGGAGGCGGATTGCAGATACGTCGACAGCCGCGAGATGGACAGGCGATACGCTGTTGACGGCAGGGAACCGGTGGACGGCAGGTACGCGATGGACAACCGCGAAGTCGACAGCCGTTACGCCGCTGCGCCGGACGGCCGGGACCCCGTCGACGGTAGATACGCCGATCCGGCGAGATACCCGTCGAAAGAGAACTACTACGATCGTTATTACAAGCACCGGCCGTCGAGGGATCACCACGTCGCGGACACGTCAAGATACTGA
- the LOC105674397 gene encoding uncharacterized protein isoform X1, whose amino-acid sequence MLSLMNVTVIPFLLGALMSVEDVKEWNFGPVYVFKLKKLTRVYMDLELGIYVNEEITAMLRCRPKLSLQSIQDVLFCHTKNIIGRTNITRQIYDNWKDISNFIFERSIGINDGKSINFHEESIRIPDRKFKIKFDRQGVLNFKVKGRKKKIHHYDIMTDIIDQFNIGTDLSIVAVDSMRTYTFKRPYVISTFTLNEENTTRASKCNTSGSIMSPLNILNQYNKYANNLVKKNKTKFGFQLKLLPISYTNPTGKLFLIERNRMACTHQPQYLMLSNEKWKIHNMKRYSNIMNIRNKNRRFTSYTRLEGDVYFPTTTRTIYNFRGDVYLHLVRIKPARKELNPAKYK is encoded by the exons ATGTTATCGTTGATGAATGTTACCGTTATCCCGTTTCTGCTAG GGGCTCTAATGTCCGTCGAAGACGTGAAAGAATGGAATTTCGGTCCAGTATACGTATTCAAACTGAAAAAACTCACTAGGGTGTACATGGACCTGGAGCTAGGAATTTACGTAAACGAAGAGATAACTGCTATGTTGCGGTGTCGTCCAAAATTATCGCTCCAAAGTATCCAAGATGTTCTGTTCTGTCATACGAAGAACATCATCGGCCGTACAAATATCACGCGGCAGATATATGATAATTGGAAAGATATTTCCAATTTCATATTCGAAAGATCTATTGGTATAAATGACGGAAAGTCAATCAATTTTCATGAAGAATCAATAAGAATACCGGAccgtaaatttaaaataaaatttgacagACAAGGTGTGCTGAATTTTAAAGtgaaaggaaggaaaaaaaaaatacatcattatgACATCATGACAGATATCATCGATCAATTCAACATTGGCACTGATTTGAGTATCGTAGCAGTAGACAGCATGAGAACTTATACATTCAAGAGACCATATGTAATCAGCACTTTTACGCTAAATGAGGAAAACACGACGAGAGCTTCTAAATGCAACACGTCAGGATCAATTATGTCTCCactcaatatattaaatcaatataataaatacgcaAATAATTTGgtcaaaaagaataaaacaaaatttgggTTTCAACTCAAACTGCTACCGATATCTTACACGAATCCCACCGGTAAGCTTTTTTTGATAGAGAGAAATAGAATGGCATGCACTCATCAACCGCAATACCTCATGCTTTCTAACGAGAAATGGAAGATTCACAATATg aaacgGTATTCTAACATAATGAATATCCGCAATAAAAACCGGAGGTTCACAAGTTATACTCGTTTAGAGGGGGATGTTTATTTCCCAACAACCACAAggacaatatataattttcggGGAGATGTGTACCTCCATCTAGTCCGTATCAAACCTGCCCGAAAAGAACTCAATCCagctaaatataaataa
- the TBPH gene encoding TAR DNA-binding protein 43 isoform X1, translating into MSSYIQVAEDEGEEPIELPTEDDTTLLLTTLSAQFPGTCGLKYRNPESRTMRGVRLVDGRLHPPENGWGKAIYFCVFPKENKRKSDDNLENSTAKTKRMETKLRCTDLIVLGLPWKTTEQNLREYFETFGEVLMAQVKKDAKSGQSKGFGFIRFGSYESQLRCLAQRHMIDGRWCDVKVPNSKEGMIQQVPCKVFVGRCTEDLTSDDLRDYFSKFGEVTDVFIPKPFRAFSFVTFLDPEVAQSLCGEDHIIKGVSVHVSNAAPKSEGNNKNFNNQVNSNMRGGRGAPGPVDNNVQGNYQGNRYMGHSGNNMGPNGWNNPGNRGNLDMPNLQALGITGQNNGGGGGGGMSNPLAMGGLNLSALPVNPALVAAALNQASWGLIGNLQNQGNDQGYSNQPGPPGQPPSGNNSIGNSGNSGFLSWMNQGGGDGNTGNPGTGGPGPNNPNASQGAWQNHPGQRDQKSNTFLKYE; encoded by the exons ATGTCGTCCTACATTCAGGTCGCCGAGGACGAGGGTGAGGAGCCCATTGAGCTGCCCACCGAAGACGATACCACGCTCTTGCTCACCACCTTGTCCGCCCAATTTCCCGGCACTTGTGGCCTCAAGTACCGCAATCCAGAGTCTCGTACGATGCGCGGCGTACGACTGGTCGACGGTCGTCTTCACCCACCCGAGAACGGTTGGGGCAAGGCGATCTACTTCTGCGTGTTCCCCAAag AGAACAAACGTAAATCTGATGACAATTTGGAAAATTCCACAGCTAAGACTAAAAGAATGGAAACGAAGTTGCGTTGCACTGACTTGATTGTGCTTGGTTTACCATGGAAAACTACCGAACAGAATTTACGCGagtattttgaaacatttggTGAAGTTCTAATGGCTCAG gTAAAGAAAGATGCGAAATCTGGACAGAGCAAAGGATTTGGCTTTATTAGATTTGGAAGTTATGAATCGCAGTTGAGATGCCTTGCTCAACGTCATATGATAGACGGCAGATGGTGTGACGTCAAGGTTCCTAACAGTAAG GAGGGAATGATTCAACAAGTACCCTGCAAGGTATTCGTCGGCCGCTGTACAGAAGACCTTACATCTGATGATCTGCGAGACTATTTCTCCAAATTCGGCGAAGTCACGGACGTGTTCATCCCGAAACCTTTCCGCGCGTTCTCGTTTGTCACTTTTCTAGATCCGGAGGTCGCCCAGTCGCTCTGCGGCGAGGATCACATTATCAAAGGCGTGTCAGTACACGTGTCGAACGCCGCGCCCAAGTCCGAGGGTAACAACAAGAATTTCAACAACCAAGTGAACTCGAACATGAGGGGTGGCAGGGGCGCGCCGGGACCCGTCGATAATAACGTGCAGGGCAATTATCAGGGTAATCGTTACATGGGTCATTCGGGCAACAACATGGGCCCGAACGGTTGGAACAATCCGGGGAATCGCGGCAATCTCGACATGCCGAATCTACAGGCTCTCGGCATAACCGGGCAGAacaacggcggcggcggtggcggcggtatGTCGAACCCACTGGCCATGGGTGGTCTGAATCTGTCTGCGCTACCGGTCAATCCAGCACTGGTGGCCGCCGCCTTGAACCAGGCGTCCTGGGGCTTGATCGGCAATCTGCAGAATCAGGGAAACGACCAGGGTTATTCGAATCAGCCGGGCCCGCCGGGCCAGCCGCCCTCCGGTAACAATAGCATCGGGAATAGCGGCAACTCCGGCTTCCTCAGCTGGATGAATCAGGGCGGTGGTGACGGCAACACCGGCAATCCCGGCACCGGCGGTCCCGGGCCGAATAACCCGAACGCGTCCCAGGGCGCCTGGCAGAATCATCCGGGTCAGCGCGACCAGAAGTCGAATACCTTTCTCAAGTACGAGTAA
- the LOC105674403 gene encoding uncharacterized protein isoform X2 — MYVTFIPYLLAEDLTAMVKCQPKISDGLICCIQNVTFLTTLKHENNTQSASLEKINTEQIFEINFNKYGVQSLAMELNSDIGFNIIKWVVEQFNVGINLKIKSEQNMTSDENVKAGLHINNSFTEIENVWKNTKCNTSYLITYKSYTEIDFNTSELALNEIPYSKVQENDFQFIVLPISYIGLNLTNPINQIFSIVRHRETCINQPRYLKLRKEVWGIREVTTYFNKIEVKDKAFKFLSYTHLEGRLLKGHLKESPMFEERVYLKLIEIKPASNRLYMTNDTFVFQFIDVYRNDSQK, encoded by the exons ATGTACGTCACTTTCATTCCATATTTGCTAG CTGAGGATTTAACAGCTATGGTAAAGTGTCAACCAAAAATATCGGACGGCCTGATCTGTTGCATACAGAACGTCACATTCCTGACAACCTTGAAGCACGAAAATAATACGCAAAGCGCATCGTTAGAAAAGATCAATACGGAACAGATATTCGagataaactttaataaatacgGTGTGCAGAGTCTAGCAATGGAGCTAAATTCTGATATCGgctttaatattatcaaatggGTCGTTGAGCAATTCAATGTCGGCATCAATCTGAAAATTAAGTCCGAACAAAATATGACAAGTGATGAAAACGTGAAAGCTGGATTACATATAAACAACTCATTCACAGAGATCGAAAACGTATGGAAAAATACTAAATGTAATACGTCAtacttaataacatataaatcaTATACTGAAATTGACTTTAATACGAGCGAGTTGGCTCTCAACGAGATTCCATACTCAAAAGTTCAAGAAAATGATTTTCAATTCATAGTGCTGCCGATATCTTATATCGGACTCAATCTTACGAATCCCATTAATCAGATTTTTTCGATTGTCAGACATAGAGAGACATGCATTAATCAACCGCGATACCTCAAGTTGCGAAAAGAGGTGTGGGGCATACGTGAAGTG AcaacatattttaacaaaattgagGTCAAAGACAAAGCATTCAAGTTCTTAAGTTATACTCATTTAGAGGGGAGATTATTAAAGGGACATTTGAAAGAAAGCCCCATGTTTGAGGAAAGAGTGTATCTGAAGCTAATTGAAATCAAACCTGCATCAAATAGGTTATATATGACTAACGATACATTCGTCTTTCAGTTCATTGATGTGTATAGAAATGATAGTCagaaatga
- the TBPH gene encoding TAR DNA-binding protein 43 isoform X2 — protein MSSYIQVAEDEGEEPIELPTEDDTTLLLTTLSAQFPGTCGLKYRNPESRTMRGVRLVDGRLHPPENGWGKAIYFCVFPKAKTKRMETKLRCTDLIVLGLPWKTTEQNLREYFETFGEVLMAQVKKDAKSGQSKGFGFIRFGSYESQLRCLAQRHMIDGRWCDVKVPNSKEGMIQQVPCKVFVGRCTEDLTSDDLRDYFSKFGEVTDVFIPKPFRAFSFVTFLDPEVAQSLCGEDHIIKGVSVHVSNAAPKSEGNNKNFNNQVNSNMRGGRGAPGPVDNNVQGNYQGNRYMGHSGNNMGPNGWNNPGNRGNLDMPNLQALGITGQNNGGGGGGGMSNPLAMGGLNLSALPVNPALVAAALNQASWGLIGNLQNQGNDQGYSNQPGPPGQPPSGNNSIGNSGNSGFLSWMNQGGGDGNTGNPGTGGPGPNNPNASQGAWQNHPGQRDQKSNTFLKYE, from the exons ATGTCGTCCTACATTCAGGTCGCCGAGGACGAGGGTGAGGAGCCCATTGAGCTGCCCACCGAAGACGATACCACGCTCTTGCTCACCACCTTGTCCGCCCAATTTCCCGGCACTTGTGGCCTCAAGTACCGCAATCCAGAGTCTCGTACGATGCGCGGCGTACGACTGGTCGACGGTCGTCTTCACCCACCCGAGAACGGTTGGGGCAAGGCGATCTACTTCTGCGTGTTCCCCAAag CTAAGACTAAAAGAATGGAAACGAAGTTGCGTTGCACTGACTTGATTGTGCTTGGTTTACCATGGAAAACTACCGAACAGAATTTACGCGagtattttgaaacatttggTGAAGTTCTAATGGCTCAG gTAAAGAAAGATGCGAAATCTGGACAGAGCAAAGGATTTGGCTTTATTAGATTTGGAAGTTATGAATCGCAGTTGAGATGCCTTGCTCAACGTCATATGATAGACGGCAGATGGTGTGACGTCAAGGTTCCTAACAGTAAG GAGGGAATGATTCAACAAGTACCCTGCAAGGTATTCGTCGGCCGCTGTACAGAAGACCTTACATCTGATGATCTGCGAGACTATTTCTCCAAATTCGGCGAAGTCACGGACGTGTTCATCCCGAAACCTTTCCGCGCGTTCTCGTTTGTCACTTTTCTAGATCCGGAGGTCGCCCAGTCGCTCTGCGGCGAGGATCACATTATCAAAGGCGTGTCAGTACACGTGTCGAACGCCGCGCCCAAGTCCGAGGGTAACAACAAGAATTTCAACAACCAAGTGAACTCGAACATGAGGGGTGGCAGGGGCGCGCCGGGACCCGTCGATAATAACGTGCAGGGCAATTATCAGGGTAATCGTTACATGGGTCATTCGGGCAACAACATGGGCCCGAACGGTTGGAACAATCCGGGGAATCGCGGCAATCTCGACATGCCGAATCTACAGGCTCTCGGCATAACCGGGCAGAacaacggcggcggcggtggcggcggtatGTCGAACCCACTGGCCATGGGTGGTCTGAATCTGTCTGCGCTACCGGTCAATCCAGCACTGGTGGCCGCCGCCTTGAACCAGGCGTCCTGGGGCTTGATCGGCAATCTGCAGAATCAGGGAAACGACCAGGGTTATTCGAATCAGCCGGGCCCGCCGGGCCAGCCGCCCTCCGGTAACAATAGCATCGGGAATAGCGGCAACTCCGGCTTCCTCAGCTGGATGAATCAGGGCGGTGGTGACGGCAACACCGGCAATCCCGGCACCGGCGGTCCCGGGCCGAATAACCCGAACGCGTCCCAGGGCGCCTGGCAGAATCATCCGGGTCAGCGCGACCAGAAGTCGAATACCTTTCTCAAGTACGAGTAA